The following nucleotide sequence is from Deltaproteobacteria bacterium GWC2_65_14.
AGCCCCCCTTCGAGGATGCGAAGCCCGTCCCGGGCGCCCCCGCGACGGGGCGCCATGGGCGGAGCCAGCCGAAGGAGGGGGGATGAGCGGAGATAAAAGGATCTTCCGACAGCGGAGGGCACTCGGAGCGAAGCCCCCTTCCGAGGCGGCGCAGCCGATCCCCGGCGCCCCCGCGACGGGGCGCGCCGCGGGCGCAGCCACTTCTTAGGAACGTCCCGGTTCTTGGGGGTTACAGCGCGCGGAGGGTGATGTCCAGGACGAGGGCGGCGAGCAGCGCCATTAGGTAGGCGATCGACGCGCCGAAGGCCCTGCCGTAGCGCCTCCGGACCACGACGTTGCGGTAGGACGCCAGGAGGAAGAGCCCCCAGAGGACGGCGGCGACCCCCGCGAAGGCCGGAGAGCAGTACCCGAAGGCCCACAGGGCGAGGCTCATCGGCAGCAGCGCCACGGCGTAGACGAAGATCATCACCCGGGTGTAGGGCTCGCCCCGCGCCACGGGGAGCACCGGGACCCCCGCCTCCCGGTATTCGTCCTGGTGCTTGAGGGCCAGCGCCCAGAAATGGGGCGGCTGCCACAGCAGCATCACCAGGAAGAGGATCCACCCGTCCAGGCCGACATGCCCCGCGACCGCCGAGTAGCCGATCAGGACGGGAAGCGCTCCGGGGATCCCCCCGGGGATCGTCCCATAGGGGGAGCGCCTCTTGAGGCAGAGGGTATAGAGCACCGTGTAGGAGAGGACGGCCGCGAGGAGCAGCAGCGCGGCGGTCCCGTTCAGGTACCTGCGCGCCAGGAGGAGGCCGGCGGCGATCAGGACGAGCGCGAGCAGGGCCGCCCCCCGCGTCCCGACCCGCCCCATCGCGGCGACCCGCCCGGAGAGCCGGGGCATCCGGGCATCCATCGGCGCGTCGAGGAGCCCGTTGACGATCGCGGAGCCGGAGGCGGCCGACAGGATGCTCGCCAGGCAGACCAGGAGGATTCCCGGATCCGGGACTCCCGCCCGCCCGAGGACCATCCCCGCCAAACCGGCCGCCGCCACCCCGGCGCCGATCCCCGGCTTGGCGATCAGGAGGGCCGACCCGATCCGGTCGGTGAATCCCCTCGCCTCGGCCCTGCGGTCCTTCCCGGAGAGGATCGCAACCGTCCTCACGGCGCGGCCTCCTCCGCCCGGACCTCGAGGATCCACATCCGCTCCAGAAGCAGGAGCATCGCGAGGGCGACCGCCAGGTGCAGCCCCGCCGAAAGGAAGTGGAGCTTCGTCAGCACCACCAGCCCGCCGACCGCGACCTGTGCCGCGATCAGCAGGAGCAGCGCCCGGGCATGCTTCCTGTGCCGGCCCAGGTGCGGATCCAGCCGAGAGGCGGCGTAGAGGGCCATGATGGTCAGAAGGACCAGGACCGACAGGACCCGGTGCGAGAACTGGATCAGAACCCCTCCGGAGAGAACGGAGGGCACGAGGCCGCCGAGCGAGGTCGGCCAGTCGGGGAGGGAAAGCCCCGCCCCGGCATGGCGGACGTAGGCCCCCAGGGCCGCCAGCAGCAGCACCAGACCCCCGAGCCCCAGGAAGAGGGCGGGATACCCCCGCGCGGAGAAGGCGGGAAGCGATGAGACCCCGTCGAAGGCCATCATGTAGTAGGCGAGCTGGAAGATCAGCAGCCCCGTGAGGAAATGGACCGTGGTGAGCTGGACCGGAAGCTCCAGCAGGACGACCAGCCCCCCCATGACGATCTCTCCCGCCAGCAGGGCCACCGCCAGCAGCGGCACCGCCCTGGCCCCTCCCCGGTAGGCCCGGAACCGGAGGTGGGAGAGGATCAGGAGCGCGCCCCCTGCGACGGCGGCAAGGACCCGGTGCAAAAACTCCATGTAGATGTCGACGCGGAAGGGGGGAAGGATCTTCCCGTGGCAGAGCGGCCAGTCGGGGCAGGCCAGCCCCGCCTTCAATCCCGCGACAAGGTTCCCCCACACCAGCAGGAGAAAGAGCAGACCGACCGTCGCTTTCCCGAGCATCGCCTCCCTCCCGTTTCTCGCCGCGCGTCCCCCGTCCGGCCTCTACCGGAACAGGGTGTCGGACAGCGTCCCCGCGATGATGATCACCAGGAACAGGATCGGCGTGAGAGCGAACCCCCACACGAGCCGGCTTTCGTGCTTCAGGTGCATGAAGAACAGGGCGACCAGCGACGCCTTGACCGATGCGATGATCAGGGCCACCGCGACGTTGATCATCCCGAGGTACACATAGGAGACCAGCACGGTGATCCCGGTCAGCAAGACCAGGGCGGCCCACACGGCGACGTAGACCCGGGTGCCGGACAAGCCGTTCCGTATCGTTTCCATGGCGCCTCCTATCCGACCAGGTAGAGCAGCGGAAAGAGATAGATCCAGACAAGATCCACGAAATGCCAGTATAACCCCGAGAGCTCCACCGGGGTGTGGTAGCCCTCGGAAAACATCCCCCGCCCCGCGAGCACCGCGACCGCGCCGAGCACGACCATTCCGGCGATCACGTGGAGGCCGTGGAGCCCGGTCAGCATGAAGTAGAGGGAGAAGAAGATGTCGGTGCCGGGGTGGATGCCGTGGGCGAACTTGTCGGAGTACTCCACGACCTTGATCCCGAGAAAGCCGGCCGCCAGAAGGATCGTCAGGACGAGGTACCGACGCAGGTGCCGCACCTTCCCCCGCCGGATGGCTACGATCCCCAGGGCGACGGTCAGGCTGCTGCAGATGAGGATCAGGGTGTTCACCGACCCCAGAACCCGGTCGAGCTTCAGGTGACCCTCGTGGAACATCCGCGGGTAGCGGATCCGGTAGACGACGTAGGCGGTGAAGAGCCCCCCGAAGAGGAGCACCTCGGTCGCCAGGAAGGTCCAGAGCCCGAGGGTGGCTGCCTCACGGGCCTGCGCCGGGTCGGCATGCCCATGCCCCGCGGCGGCCTCCATCCCGGCCGTTTCGGTGTCCGGGGAACGGTAGCTCATCGTCCTCCCTCTTTCTTCCGGTACCCATAGGGCCAGTCGGAGACGGTCGGAATCTCCTCGAAATTCTCCGTCGACGGCGGGGAGGCGGTCGCCCAGTCCAGTGTCAGCCCTCCCCACGGGTTCGCCGGTGCCGGGCTGCCCCGGGTAAGCCCGCGGATGAAGTTCCAGAACATGACCAGGATCCCGACGGCGAGGAGCCACGACCCGACGGTGGAGACGACGTTCAGCGACTGGAACCGGTCCGGGTATTCGGCGTACCGTCTCGGCATCCCCTCGAACCCGAGAATGAACTGGACGAAAAAGGTGACGTTGAATCCGACGAAGATGAGCGCCCAGCCGATCCGCGCCAGCTTCTCGCTCAGCCTCCTCCCCGTGATCTTGGGGAACCAGAAATGGAGCCCCGAGAGCAGCCCCATCACCGTACCCCCCATCATCGTGTAGTGGAAGTGGGCCACGATGAAATAGGTGTCGTGGAGGTGGACGTCGGTCCCCAGCGCTCCGAGGAACATCCCGGTGAGCCCCCCGACGACGAAGAGGAAGATGAAGGTGAGCGCGTAGAGCATCGGGGCCTCGAATGTGATCGACCCCCGGTAGAGGGTGGCGATCCAGTTGAAGACCTTGATCGCGGTCGGGACCGCGACGGAATAGGTGAGCAGGGAAAAGATGATGGCGGCGGTGGCCGACATCCCGCTCACGAACATGTGGTGCCCCCAGACGAAGAAGCCGAAGAGCGCGATCGCCACCGAGGAGTAGGCAATCGCCTTGTACCCGAAGATCGGCTTGCGGGAAAAGACCGGGATCACCTCCGAGATGATCCCCATGGCCGGGAGGATCATCACGTAGACCACGGGATGGGAATAGAACCAGAAGAAGTGCTGGAACAGGATCGGGTCGCCCCCCTTCGTGGGATCGAAGAAGCCGATGCCGAAGAGCCGCTCCATGGCCAGGAGCAGGAAGGTGATCCCGACGACCGGCGTGGCCACCACTTGGATGATGCTGGTGGCGTACATCGACCAGAGGAAGAGGGGCATCCTGTGCCAGCTCATCCCCGGGGCGCGCATCGTGTGGATCGTCACGATGAAATTCAGCCCGGTGAGGATGGAGGACATCCCGACGAGGAAGATCCCGAAGGAGAGGAGGGTGACGTCCGCCGCCGTCTTCGCCGAAAGCGGGGTATAGAAGGTCCACCCGGTATCCATCGGCCGCAGGAGGGAGGCCAGGATGACGAGGATCCCCGCCACGAAGACCCAGTAGCTCATCAGGTTGATCCGGGGGAACGCCACGTCCCGGGCTCCCAGCTGGAGCGGGATGAAAAAGTTCCCCAGCCCCGACGGGATGGCGGGGATGATGAAGAGAAAGATCATCACCGACCCGTGCAGGGTGAACAGCACGTTGTAGACGTAAGCGCTGAAGATCTCCTGCCCGGGGTAGAGGAGCTTGATCCGGAGAAGAAGGGCGAAGATCCCCCCGATCAGGAAGAAGAAGAGGGTGGTGCACAGGTACATCACCCCGATCCGCTTGTGGTCGTGGGTCGCGGCCCAGGACCAGAAGCCCTTCTTTTCGAGGTATCCCCGGTTCCCGCCCGCCTCTTCCCTCACCGCCTCACCCCCGTTCCCGGATTCTCACCGTATGCGATGACCTTTCCGGGCATGGCGATGCGAAACCGGTCTCCCGGGGGCCGCCTCATTTCCTCCCCTCCTTCCCCCCGATCCCCTTCAGGTAGACCACGACATCCGCGATGTCGTCGGGGGAGAGGGAGGTCTTGAAGGTCGGCATGACGTTCGGGTACCCCTTCACGATCTTCGCCCCCGGGTCCACGATCGACTCCCGGAGATACTCCTCGTCCGCGGCCACCTCCCGTCCGTCCGAAAGGACCGTCCGGCGGCCGTAGATCTCCCGGAAGGTGGGGCCGATCTTCGCCGTTCCGTCGACGGAGTGGCATCCCAGGCATCCGGACTTCTCCGCCAGCGCCTTCCCCCGCTCCGCCGGGGAGGCCGTGCCGCTCCCGCTTCCCGCCGCGGCCCAGGCAGCATACCCGGCCTCCGGCATCACGTGGAGCGTCGCCCGCATGCCCGAATGGCCGACCCCGCAATACTCGGCGCAGAAAATTTCAAAGGTCCCCTCCCGCTGCGGTTCGAGCCAGAGGGAGGTGAACCGGCCGGGCACCATGTCCTGCTTGGTCCGGAACGCCGGGAGGAAGAAGCTGTGGATCACGTCCTCGGAGGAGAGGATGAGCTTGACCGGTTTCCCGACCGGCACGCGCAGCTCGCCGACGGTCGACCGGCCGTCCGGATACCGGAATTCGAACAGGAACTGCCTCGCGACGACCTGGATGTCGGATGCGCCGGGCAGGGGGGACCGCATCTCCCGGAAGACCACGTAGCCGTAGAGGAAGAAGGCCAGCACCACGAGGGAGGGGATCAGGATCCAGATCGCCTCCAGCAGGAAGCTCCCCTTCACGTCGGAGGTGGCCACCGCCTCCTCCCCTTTCCGCCTCCGGTACCGGATCGCGAATCCGATCAGCAGCCCCTCCACCAGGAGGAAGAAGAAGAGGGAGATCCCGAAGATGAACCAGAAGAGGGCATCGACCTGCCCTGCCGTCCGGGAGACCGCCTCCTGCGCCGCGAATGCGCTCGTCATCCTCCCCCCCCCAACGCCGGTTTCGGCAGCTTTTCCCGGCGTTTCCAGAGAACCAGATACAGGGCCCCGAGCAGCACCAGCGTCAGGACGCCTCCCGCCTTCATGATGTTCCGCGCATACAGGGCATACCGTCTCCCCGCGGGGTCGTACTGGAAGCAGTAGAGGAGCACCCGGTTCAGGACCTCGGAGCTCCCGATCTTTCCGCCGGCCGCCTCGATCAGCGCCAGCTTCAGGGTCGTGGGGTCCTGCTCCACCCCGTACAGGTAGCGGGAGATCCTTCCTTCCGGGGTCAGGAGGATGTTCACGTCGGGATGGGCGAACTCCGCCCCCACCTTCCGGTACCGGAAGCCGACGGCGCGGGTGACCGCACCGATCGCCTCCTCGTCCCCGACCAGGAACGGCCATCGCGAGGCGGGATCCGCCGTCCCTTCCATCCGGGAGTGGATCTCCCCCGCCCTGGCGCGGGCCGTCTCGACCCGGTCGCCGGGGTCGATGCTGATCGTCAGGATCCGGTAGTCGTCCCCCAGGGAGATCCCCCCGATCTCCCTCGCCGTGTCGAGGAGGTTCTGCAGGGTCAGGGGGCAGAGCATGGGGCAGGTGTAATAGTTCAGGGTCACGAGGATCGGCCCGTTTCCGAAATAGTCGCCGAGGCGGACGATCTTCCCCGTATGGTCTCGGAACGTGGCGTCCCCGGGCACCCGGTCCCCGAGGTGCTCGTC
It contains:
- a CDS encoding cytochrome c oxidase subunit I; the encoded protein is MREEAGGNRGYLEKKGFWSWAATHDHKRIGVMYLCTTLFFFLIGGIFALLLRIKLLYPGQEIFSAYVYNVLFTLHGSVMIFLFIIPAIPSGLGNFFIPLQLGARDVAFPRINLMSYWVFVAGILVILASLLRPMDTGWTFYTPLSAKTAADVTLLSFGIFLVGMSSILTGLNFIVTIHTMRAPGMSWHRMPLFLWSMYATSIIQVVATPVVGITFLLLAMERLFGIGFFDPTKGGDPILFQHFFWFYSHPVVYVMILPAMGIISEVIPVFSRKPIFGYKAIAYSSVAIALFGFFVWGHHMFVSGMSATAAIIFSLLTYSVAVPTAIKVFNWIATLYRGSITFEAPMLYALTFIFLFVVGGLTGMFLGALGTDVHLHDTYFIVAHFHYTMMGGTVMGLLSGLHFWFPKITGRRLSEKLARIGWALIFVGFNVTFFVQFILGFEGMPRRYAEYPDRFQSLNVVSTVGSWLLAVGILVMFWNFIRGLTRGSPAPANPWGGLTLDWATASPPSTENFEEIPTVSDWPYGYRKKEGGR
- a CDS encoding cytochrome C oxidase subunit III; the protein is MEAAAGHGHADPAQAREAATLGLWTFLATEVLLFGGLFTAYVVYRIRYPRMFHEGHLKLDRVLGSVNTLILICSSLTVALGIVAIRRGKVRHLRRYLVLTILLAAGFLGIKVVEYSDKFAHGIHPGTDIFFSLYFMLTGLHGLHVIAGMVVLGAVAVLAGRGMFSEGYHTPVELSGLYWHFVDLVWIYLFPLLYLVG
- a CDS encoding cytochrome c oxidase subunit II; the protein is MTSAFAAQEAVSRTAGQVDALFWFIFGISLFFFLLVEGLLIGFAIRYRRRKGEEAVATSDVKGSFLLEAIWILIPSLVVLAFFLYGYVVFREMRSPLPGASDIQVVARQFLFEFRYPDGRSTVGELRVPVGKPVKLILSSEDVIHSFFLPAFRTKQDMVPGRFTSLWLEPQREGTFEIFCAEYCGVGHSGMRATLHVMPEAGYAAWAAAGSGSGTASPAERGKALAEKSGCLGCHSVDGTAKIGPTFREIYGRRTVLSDGREVAADEEYLRESIVDPGAKIVKGYPNVMPTFKTSLSPDDIADVVVYLKGIGGKEGRK
- a CDS encoding protoheme IX farnesyltransferase codes for the protein MRTVAILSGKDRRAEARGFTDRIGSALLIAKPGIGAGVAAAGLAGMVLGRAGVPDPGILLVCLASILSAASGSAIVNGLLDAPMDARMPRLSGRVAAMGRVGTRGAALLALVLIAAGLLLARRYLNGTAALLLLAAVLSYTVLYTLCLKRRSPYGTIPGGIPGALPVLIGYSAVAGHVGLDGWILFLVMLLWQPPHFWALALKHQDEYREAGVPVLPVARGEPYTRVMIFVYAVALLPMSLALWAFGYCSPAFAGVAAVLWGLFLLASYRNVVVRRRYGRAFGASIAYLMALLAALVLDITLRAL